The Trichosurus vulpecula isolate mTriVul1 chromosome 4, mTriVul1.pri, whole genome shotgun sequence genome contains a region encoding:
- the AVPR1B gene encoding vasopressin V1b receptor, with product MDNSPLWMVNTTPWSSPLPTNTTTPWLGRDEELAKVEIAVLATILVLATGGNSVVLLALGWPGRKRSRMHLFVMHLAVTDLGVALFQVLPQLLWDITYRFQGSDLLCRVVKYLQALSMFASTYMLLVMTLDRYLAVCHPLRTLHQPSKSAYPLIIATWLLAAGLSLPQVFIFSLREVSQGTGVLDCWADFHFSWGLQAYITWTTLAIFVLPVVVLIACYSLICYEICKNLKGKIQAWGLGGRSRGAVQGGGTSFQALTGANRGLPSRVSSISTISRAKIRTVKMTFVIVLAYIACWAPFFSVQMWSVWDENAPDEDSTNVAFTITMLLGNLSSCCNPWIYMCFSSYLLPAPMRDLSCCGRSRKSLKRQLSNGSLSSRRTTLLTRVSHPPHLSLSGSPRPEENLKDSFAPNEDAITETRAL from the exons ATGGATAACTCTCCTCTCTGGATGGTCAACACCACCCCATGGAGCTCCCCCTTACCCACAAATACCACTACACCCTGGCTGGGTCGGGATGAGGAGCTGGCCAAAGTGGAGATTGCCGTGCTTGCTACCATCCTGGTGCTGGCCACTGGGGGCAATTCAGTGGTGCTCCTGGCCCTGGGCTGGCCAGGCCGCAAGCGTTCCCGGATGCACCTATTTGTGATGCACTTAGCCGTGACTGATCTGGGTGTGGCACTCTTCCAAGTGTTGCCCCAACTGCTGTGGGACATCACCTACCGTTTCCAAGGGTCTGACCTCCTCTGCCGGGTGGTCAAGTACCTACAGGCCCTGAGCATGTTTGCCTCCACCTACATGCTGCTGGTCATGACCTTGGACAGATACCTAGCTGTCTGCCACCCACTTCGGACCCTCCACCAGCCCAGCAAATCTGCCTACCCTCTCATTATTGCCACCTGGCTACTTGCCGCTGGCCTCAGCCTCCCCCAGGTTTTCATCTTCTCACTAAGAGAGGTGAGCCAAGGTACTGGGGTGCTAGACTGCTGGGCTGATTTCCACTTCTCCTGGGGACTTCAGGCCTATATCACATGGACCACGCTAGCCATCTTTGTCCTTCCTGTGGTTGTACTCATAGCCTGTTACAGCCTCATCTGCTATGAGATCTGCAAAAACCTGAAGGGCAAGATTCAAGCTTGGGGACTGGGAGGAAGAAGCCGAGGGGCCGTACAGGGAGGGGGTACTTCATTCCAGGCTCTAACCGGGGCCAACCGGGGCTTGCCATCTCGAGTCAGCAGCATCAGCACCATCTCTCGAGCAAAGATCCGAACTGTGAAGATGACCTTTGTCATTGTGTTGGCTTACATTGCCTGCTGGGCGCCTTTCTTCAGTGTCCAGATGTGGTCAGTGTGGGATGAGAATGCTCCTGATGAAG ACTCCACCAATGTGGCTTTCACCATCACCATGCTGCTGGGCAACCTCAGCAGCTGCTGCAACCCCTGGATCTACATGTGTTTTAGCAGCTACCTGCTGCCAGCCCCAATGCGTGACCTCTCCTGCTGCGGGCGGTCCCGGAAGAGCCTGAAGAGACAGCTCTCCAACGGCAGCCTCTCCAGCCGTCGGACCACCCTCCTCACCCGGGTCAGCCACCCTCCCCACCTCAGCCTCAGTGGGAGCCCCCGGCCAGAGGAAAACCTGAAGGATTCCTTTGCACCCAACGAGGATGCCATCACTGAGACCAGAGCCCTCTAG